The following are from one region of the Burkholderiales bacterium genome:
- the hfq gene encoding RNA chaperone Hfq: MSAKGQLLQDPFLNALRKEHVQVSIYLVNGIKLQGQIESFDQYVVLLKNTVTQMVYKHAISTVVPARAVSVPFEQSSPET, from the coding sequence ATGAGTGCAAAAGGGCAATTATTACAAGACCCGTTTTTGAATGCTTTGCGCAAGGAACATGTGCAGGTTTCGATTTATCTAGTGAATGGCATCAAATTACAGGGACAGATAGAGTCGTTCGATCAATACGTCGTGCTGTTGAAAAATACCGTTACGCAGATGGTCTACAAGCACGCAATTTCAACCGTGGTGCCTGCCAGGGCGGTCAGCGTGCCCTTCGAGCAATCCTCTCCAGAGACCTAG
- the der gene encoding ribosome biogenesis GTPase Der, with protein MKPTLVLVGRTNVGKSTLFNRLTRSRDAIVADVPGLTRDRQFGHGRVGIKPFLVVDTGGFEPAAKDGISAQMTKQTQQAIAEGDEVLFMVDARQGLQASDRLIAESLRKSGRPVWLVVNKAEGMARDVAAAEFFELGLGVPLPISAAHGEGVSELIELALANLAPARAPEVKCKHPKIAIVGRPNAGKSTLVNSLLGEERVIVFGEPGTTRDSIYIEFEHNDKSYTLIDTAGLRKRGKAHELVEKFSTIKAMQAVEDADVVVLVLDAQRGISEQDAHIAGFILEAGRAMVLAVNKWDALSVEQRAQIKFELPRKLGFLDFVNLHFISALEGRGVQALLKSVDMAYRAAMVKLPTPKLTRALQSAIAKQQPPRAGLIRPKLRYAHQGGVNPPLVIIHGNALERVPNSYQRYLEHALRKHFKLQGTPLRVQFKHGRNPYAGK; from the coding sequence ATGAAACCCACACTGGTCTTGGTCGGTCGCACTAATGTCGGAAAATCAACTTTGTTTAACCGCCTTACGCGAAGTCGCGATGCGATTGTTGCGGATGTGCCGGGATTGACGCGCGACCGGCAATTCGGCCATGGCAGGGTAGGCATAAAACCATTTCTCGTGGTGGACACCGGCGGCTTCGAGCCCGCGGCGAAGGATGGCATTTCGGCTCAGATGACAAAACAGACGCAGCAAGCAATTGCCGAGGGAGACGAAGTTTTGTTCATGGTCGATGCGCGCCAAGGCTTGCAGGCAAGCGATAGATTGATTGCGGAGAGTTTGCGCAAGAGCGGTCGCCCAGTATGGCTTGTGGTGAACAAGGCGGAAGGAATGGCGCGCGATGTTGCGGCTGCGGAATTTTTTGAACTGGGGTTGGGTGTCCCCTTGCCGATATCAGCGGCGCACGGCGAAGGGGTGAGCGAACTCATTGAATTGGCGTTGGCGAACCTGGCACCCGCGCGGGCACCCGAAGTTAAGTGCAAGCATCCGAAGATCGCGATTGTCGGACGACCAAACGCGGGCAAGTCAACATTAGTCAATAGTCTACTGGGCGAGGAACGGGTGATTGTGTTCGGCGAGCCCGGAACGACGCGCGACAGCATTTATATCGAATTCGAACACAACGACAAAAGCTATACTTTGATTGACACTGCGGGACTGAGAAAGCGCGGCAAAGCACATGAACTGGTCGAAAAATTTTCGACGATCAAAGCCATGCAAGCGGTGGAGGATGCCGACGTTGTCGTGCTTGTGCTGGATGCTCAGCGCGGAATCTCCGAACAGGACGCACATATTGCAGGATTTATACTGGAAGCGGGCAGGGCAATGGTGCTCGCGGTCAATAAATGGGATGCGCTGAGCGTAGAGCAGCGCGCACAAATTAAATTCGAACTTCCGAGAAAGCTCGGATTTCTGGACTTTGTCAACCTGCATTTTATTTCCGCTCTTGAAGGCAGGGGCGTACAGGCGTTGCTGAAATCAGTGGATATGGCATACCGCGCGGCGATGGTGAAACTTCCGACTCCGAAACTAACTCGTGCGCTGCAATCCGCAATCGCCAAGCAACAGCCGCCGCGCGCGGGGCTCATTCGCCCCAAGCTGCGTTACGCGCACCAGGGCGGAGTGAATCCGCCGCTTGTTATTATCCACGGCAATGCTCTAGAGCGGGTTCCTAACAGCTACCAGCGCTACCTGGAACACGCTTTGCGCAAGCATTTTAAGCTGCAAGGCACCCCCCTTAGAGTCCAGTTCAAGCACGGCCGGAATCCCTATGCCGGTAAATAA
- the bamB gene encoding outer membrane protein assembly factor BamB, translated as MRCRFLKAASPLLALLLCACGLLGLSGDDENTVDQPAPLVAFRRAARTEVLWQKGIGESGEYVFTPAFADDSVYAANEAGDLLRYNAKTGKLIWRVDTRRNLSAGVGAAHNLVLVGDLRGELLAFDNEGYLIWKSRLTSEILSAPQVANGIVVVRTEDGRIFGLNAADGSRKWVYEHATPTLTVRSFAGVAITRGGVFAGLAGGKLVALDIETGNIGWEATVAVPRGTTELERVTDITSTPAVDDERVCAVAYQGRVGCFDLFRGSLLWARDVSSISGLTLDDHNLYVSDDKGAVVALDKVSGASVWKQDKLFGRRISAPLVIGNYIVVGDLHGYVHFMSREDGSFAARRATDGSRISAPPIALDNGVLIQTRDGGLYAMNVEPLS; from the coding sequence ATGCGCTGCCGTTTTCTCAAGGCGGCTTCCCCCTTGCTTGCACTTTTGCTCTGCGCATGCGGCCTCCTCGGACTAAGTGGCGATGACGAAAATACGGTTGACCAGCCGGCGCCGCTGGTAGCGTTTAGAAGAGCCGCGCGGACAGAAGTTCTGTGGCAGAAGGGCATTGGGGAATCCGGTGAATACGTCTTTACTCCGGCTTTTGCCGATGACAGTGTTTATGCCGCAAACGAGGCAGGCGATCTGCTGCGGTATAACGCAAAAACCGGCAAACTGATCTGGCGCGTGGATACCCGCCGTAATCTCTCCGCGGGGGTTGGCGCCGCGCACAATCTGGTTTTGGTAGGCGATTTAAGAGGCGAGCTGCTCGCGTTTGATAACGAAGGCTACCTGATCTGGAAGTCGCGACTCACCAGTGAAATACTCAGCGCACCGCAGGTCGCGAACGGCATTGTGGTGGTGCGCACCGAAGACGGGCGAATTTTCGGATTGAACGCCGCAGACGGCAGCCGTAAATGGGTATACGAGCACGCCACGCCCACGCTCACCGTGCGCTCGTTCGCTGGTGTTGCCATCACTCGCGGCGGTGTGTTTGCAGGATTAGCCGGCGGCAAACTGGTCGCGCTCGACATCGAAACCGGCAACATCGGATGGGAAGCCACCGTGGCAGTACCGCGTGGAACCACGGAACTGGAACGGGTAACCGATATCACCAGCACGCCGGCAGTTGACGATGAACGCGTGTGCGCGGTCGCTTATCAGGGCCGCGTTGGGTGTTTCGATTTGTTTCGCGGCAGTCTGCTGTGGGCGCGCGACGTCTCGAGCATTTCCGGTTTGACCCTTGACGATCACAATTTATACGTGAGCGACGATAAGGGGGCGGTCGTGGCACTCGACAAGGTGAGCGGTGCCAGTGTGTGGAAACAGGACAAGCTGTTCGGGCGCAGGATCAGCGCGCCGCTCGTTATTGGAAACTATATAGTTGTTGGGGATCTCCATGGTTATGTGCATTTTATGTCGCGCGAGGACGGTTCGTTTGCCGCGCGGCGGGCCACCGATGGTAGCCGCATTTCTGCGCCGCCAATCGCATTGGATAACGGAGTACTGATTCAGACTCGCGACGGCGGGCTGTACGCGATGAATGTTGAACCGCTTTCATAG